A single window of Candidatus Flexicrinis affinis DNA harbors:
- a CDS encoding globin, which translates to MDGEHTIYELAGGDAAFEALVERFYAYVEQDAALRPMFPDDLEPGKRYQYLFLTQFFGGPARYGDERGHPRLRMRHYPFPIDSEAQKRWLKHMLQAIDDVGIPEPARTSMREYFENGSRFLINRTNPEQADGQ; encoded by the coding sequence ATGGACGGCGAGCACACAATCTACGAGTTGGCAGGTGGCGACGCCGCGTTTGAGGCGCTGGTCGAACGTTTCTACGCGTATGTCGAACAGGATGCCGCGCTTCGCCCGATGTTTCCCGACGACCTCGAACCCGGCAAACGGTACCAGTACTTGTTCCTGACGCAGTTCTTTGGCGGCCCCGCCCGTTATGGCGACGAGCGCGGCCACCCTCGCCTTCGTATGCGCCACTATCCGTTTCCAATCGACTCCGAGGCGCAGAAACGGTGGCTGAAGCACATGCTGCAAGCGATCGACGACGTGGGCATTCCTGAACCGGCACGTACGTCCATGCGCGAGTACTTCGAAAACGGTTCGCGCTTCCTGATCAACCGGACCAACCCGGAGCAGGCCGATGGCCAATAA
- a CDS encoding undecaprenyl/decaprenyl-phosphate alpha-N-acetylglucosaminyl 1-phosphate transferase, translating into MPDYLAFFITFATGLAGALLLTPLSIRLGERWGFMAVPGGRRKHREPVSKLGILPVFGAFIAAILVAQLLPIPRFDPREVLRLVGLVGGAVVLVVAGILDDRYDLSPIQQLIGQLIAAAIAILFQIFIETINNPLTGQQTEPWPYLVTVIVTILWLEVSMNTVNFLDGLDGLAAGMAFIASAMLFIHSAFVLEPAQTSVSLLPLALMGTTIGFLLFNFYPARIFLGSGAPLLGYLLGTLSIIGGAKMATILMVMGLPLMDFAWQVFRRAREGRNPMAGDRGHLHFRLHDHGVDQRIIVSLYYVFCGFFGALTLLLESAVFKAIALGVMVALLIASFALVARMSQSTMSSSSESSSPSA; encoded by the coding sequence GTGCCCGATTACCTTGCATTCTTCATCACTTTCGCGACTGGGCTAGCCGGAGCGCTGCTGCTTACGCCGCTGTCAATCCGGCTCGGCGAGCGCTGGGGCTTCATGGCAGTGCCGGGTGGCCGGCGCAAGCATCGCGAACCAGTGTCCAAGCTGGGCATCCTCCCGGTGTTTGGCGCATTCATCGCGGCGATCCTCGTCGCCCAACTGCTGCCCATTCCGCGGTTCGATCCGCGCGAAGTGCTGCGGCTGGTCGGCCTCGTCGGTGGCGCGGTGGTGCTAGTCGTCGCCGGAATCCTCGACGACCGGTACGACCTCAGCCCGATCCAGCAGTTGATCGGTCAATTGATCGCGGCAGCCATCGCGATTCTGTTCCAGATCTTCATCGAGACCATCAACAATCCGCTGACCGGCCAACAGACCGAACCGTGGCCGTATCTCGTCACGGTGATCGTTACAATCCTCTGGCTCGAAGTGTCGATGAACACCGTCAACTTCCTCGACGGCCTTGACGGGTTGGCTGCTGGCATGGCGTTCATCGCCAGCGCGATGCTGTTCATACACAGCGCATTCGTGCTCGAGCCCGCGCAAACCAGCGTAAGCCTACTGCCGCTTGCGCTGATGGGCACGACGATCGGGTTCCTGTTGTTTAACTTCTATCCCGCACGCATCTTTCTCGGCAGCGGAGCGCCCCTGCTCGGGTACCTGCTCGGCACGCTGAGCATCATCGGCGGCGCCAAGATGGCGACGATCCTGATGGTCATGGGCCTGCCCCTGATGGACTTCGCGTGGCAGGTGTTTCGGCGTGCGCGTGAAGGCCGCAACCCGATGGCGGGCGACCGCGGCCATCTGCACTTCCGCCTGCACGACCACGGCGTCGACCAACGCATCATCGTCAGCCTGTATTACGTGTTCTGCGGGTTCTTCGGCGCGCTTACCCTGCTGCTCGAAAGCGCGGTGTTCAAGGCTATCGCACTGGGCGTTATGGTGGCGCTGCTGATCGCCAGCTTTGCGCTGGTGGCGCGCATGTCTCAGTCGACGATGTCTTCGTCTTCGGAATCCTCGTCGCCTTCCGCTTGA
- a CDS encoding triose-phosphate isomerase → MMARTPILAGNWKMHYTVAESVDFVTQLVEPLSAYPTVERVVCPTFVALAAVADALKGSPIKVGAQDVHFAEKGAYTSEIAPGMLVGLAEYVIIGHSEVRAYLGDTDERINKKLHAAIAAGLKPIFAVGEVEAEYRAGATAEVVTRQVKGGLAGVTVEQMAGMVIAYEPVWAIGTGLNADPDYANRTIGLIRSVVRELYGNSTADAVRIQYGGSVKPNNMADYMAQPEIDGALVGGASLKVDDFTALVAAAAAAKG, encoded by the coding sequence ATGATGGCGCGAACACCAATCCTCGCTGGCAACTGGAAGATGCACTACACGGTGGCGGAGTCGGTCGACTTCGTTACGCAGTTGGTCGAACCGTTGAGCGCTTACCCGACCGTCGAGCGGGTCGTCTGCCCGACCTTCGTGGCGCTCGCCGCAGTGGCAGACGCGCTGAAGGGCTCTCCGATCAAGGTCGGCGCGCAGGACGTTCACTTCGCCGAGAAAGGCGCGTACACGTCCGAAATCGCGCCGGGGATGTTGGTTGGCCTCGCTGAGTACGTCATCATCGGGCACAGCGAAGTCCGCGCCTATCTGGGGGATACGGACGAGCGCATCAACAAGAAGCTCCACGCGGCGATCGCGGCGGGACTCAAGCCGATCTTCGCGGTGGGCGAGGTCGAGGCCGAGTATCGCGCCGGCGCAACGGCGGAGGTCGTGACCCGTCAAGTCAAAGGCGGCCTCGCAGGCGTGACGGTCGAGCAAATGGCCGGCATGGTGATCGCGTACGAGCCGGTATGGGCGATTGGCACTGGCCTGAACGCCGACCCCGACTACGCCAACCGCACCATCGGCCTGATCCGAAGTGTCGTCCGCGAGCTGTATGGCAATTCCACTGCTGACGCAGTCCGTATTCAGTACGGCGGCAGTGTCAAGCCGAACAACATGGCGGACTACATGGCGCAGCCCGAGATCGACGGCGCGTTGGTCGGCGGCGCTTCGCTCAAGGTCGACGACTTTACCGCGCTGGTAGCCGCTGCGGCCGCGGCAAAGGGATAA
- a CDS encoding phosphoglycerate kinase: MNKQTVRDVSFADKRVLVRVDFNVPLDGKTVTDDTRVRAAVPTIKYILDQGPKVVLLMSHLGRPKDGPDPKYSMAPVAPVLQSLLGAPVTFVEDCVGPKVEAAVASAAPGAVLLLENTRFYKGEEKNDPELAAKMAAFGDVFVNDAFGTAHRAHASNVGVSSHLPAVAGLLMEKEIDYLATALESPARPFVAILGGAKVSDKIAVIDALIDKCDALIIGGGMANTFFLAQGVALGKSLVEPDAVDTAKALLARGGGKLVLPVDAVLGDKFAEDSAVQAIDISAGVREGWAMYDIGPKTQALFAERLAGAKTVVWNGPMGVFEIEKFAQGTFAVAKALAKATEAGAVSIVGGGDSAAAVEQSGLADKITHISTGGGASLEMLEGQALPGVVALKDRA; the protein is encoded by the coding sequence ATGAACAAGCAGACAGTTCGTGACGTCAGCTTTGCTGACAAACGGGTGCTCGTCCGGGTTGACTTCAACGTCCCACTGGACGGCAAGACCGTGACCGACGACACGCGTGTGCGTGCCGCGGTACCGACGATCAAGTACATTCTCGATCAGGGGCCGAAGGTCGTGCTGCTGATGAGCCACCTCGGGCGGCCCAAAGACGGCCCGGATCCGAAGTATTCAATGGCGCCAGTCGCCCCGGTGCTTCAGAGTCTTCTCGGCGCGCCGGTGACTTTCGTAGAAGACTGCGTGGGGCCGAAGGTCGAGGCGGCGGTGGCCTCCGCTGCTCCGGGCGCGGTTCTCCTGCTTGAGAACACGCGTTTCTACAAAGGTGAAGAGAAGAACGACCCCGAGTTGGCCGCGAAAATGGCTGCATTCGGGGACGTATTCGTCAACGACGCGTTCGGCACGGCGCACCGCGCGCACGCCAGCAACGTCGGCGTGAGTTCGCATCTGCCCGCCGTGGCTGGACTCCTCATGGAGAAGGAAATCGACTATCTGGCGACCGCGCTGGAAAGCCCGGCGCGGCCGTTTGTCGCGATCCTCGGTGGCGCGAAGGTCAGTGACAAGATCGCCGTGATCGACGCGTTGATCGACAAGTGCGACGCGCTCATCATAGGTGGCGGTATGGCGAACACCTTCTTCCTCGCGCAAGGCGTTGCGCTCGGCAAGTCGCTTGTTGAGCCGGATGCGGTCGATACAGCGAAGGCGCTGTTGGCACGCGGCGGTGGAAAGCTCGTGCTGCCTGTCGACGCCGTGCTTGGCGACAAGTTTGCCGAAGACTCGGCGGTGCAGGCCATCGACATTTCGGCGGGCGTTCGCGAGGGCTGGGCGATGTACGACATCGGACCCAAGACTCAGGCACTATTCGCAGAGCGACTGGCCGGCGCCAAGACGGTCGTGTGGAACGGCCCGATGGGCGTGTTCGAGATCGAGAAGTTCGCTCAGGGCACGTTCGCCGTCGCAAAGGCGTTGGCGAAGGCGACCGAGGCAGGCGCGGTCTCGATCGTTGGCGGAGGCGACAGCGCTGCCGCTGTGGAGCAAAGCGGCTTAGCCGATAAGATCACGCATATCAGCACCGGCGGCGGGGCGAGCCTCGAAATGCTTGAAGGTCAAGCTCTGCCGGGCGTTGTAGCACTGAAGGACAGGGCATGA
- the gap gene encoding type I glyceraldehyde-3-phosphate dehydrogenase, producing the protein MAIRVGINGFGRIGRQVLKALKENFASEIDVVAFNDLGDLNTMAHLFRYDSNYGRYHGTVEVKEGALVVDGDEIKALKEKDPALLPWKDLGVDIVIESTGIFTSREGAGKHLEAGAKKVIISAPAKGEDITLCLGVNHEKYDPANHHIVSNASCTTNCLAPAAKVVHETFGIQKAFMTTIHSYTNDQQILDLPHKDLRRARAAALNIIPTTTGAAKAVALVVPELKGKFDGLAVRVPTPTVSLVDFVATVDKEVTKESLIAALEAAANGPMKGILGVTHEPLVSMDFKGDPRSSIVDGLASDAAGNLVKVITWYDNEWGYSVRCAELAKYMGDRL; encoded by the coding sequence ATGGCAATTCGGGTAGGTATCAACGGGTTTGGGCGTATCGGCCGGCAGGTGCTCAAGGCGCTGAAGGAGAACTTCGCGTCCGAGATCGACGTGGTCGCATTCAACGATCTTGGGGACTTGAATACGATGGCGCACCTGTTCCGCTACGACTCGAACTACGGACGCTACCACGGCACAGTCGAGGTGAAAGAAGGCGCGCTCGTCGTCGACGGTGACGAGATCAAGGCGCTCAAGGAGAAGGATCCGGCGCTTCTGCCGTGGAAAGACCTCGGAGTCGACATCGTCATCGAGTCAACCGGCATCTTCACCTCTCGCGAAGGGGCTGGTAAGCACCTCGAAGCGGGTGCAAAGAAGGTCATTATCAGCGCGCCGGCTAAGGGCGAAGACATCACGCTGTGCTTGGGCGTGAACCACGAGAAGTATGATCCTGCGAATCATCATATCGTCAGCAATGCGAGCTGCACCACCAACTGCCTCGCGCCCGCGGCGAAGGTTGTCCATGAGACGTTCGGTATCCAGAAGGCATTCATGACGACCATTCACAGCTACACCAACGATCAGCAGATTCTCGATCTGCCGCACAAGGACCTGCGCCGTGCGCGCGCAGCGGCGCTCAATATCATCCCGACGACCACCGGGGCGGCCAAGGCGGTCGCGCTGGTGGTGCCGGAACTCAAGGGCAAGTTCGACGGCTTGGCGGTACGCGTGCCGACGCCGACTGTATCGCTGGTCGACTTCGTGGCGACTGTCGACAAGGAAGTCACCAAAGAGTCTCTGATCGCCGCACTTGAAGCCGCCGCCAACGGCCCCATGAAGGGCATCCTCGGCGTGACGCATGAGCCACTGGTCAGCATGGACTTCAAGGGCGACCCGCGCAGCTCGATTGTTGACGGACTCGCGTCCGACGCCGCCGGCAACCTCGTCAAGGTCATCACGTGGTACGACAACGAGTGGGGCTACTCGGTGCGCTGCGCGGAACTCGCCAAGTACATGGGCGATCGTCTCTAG
- a CDS encoding YvcK family protein — translation MAGTVGLLIVGVVSCLVLLVDGIARSAAGQAAAAAIALAALLVAIANDIRRFRGEWRGGVRPGRGLRIVAIGGGTGLPVTLRAAKMHTGNLTAIVTVADDGGSSGRLRREMHVAPPGDLRNNIAALADDESLMTQLLQYRFSNGALSGHAFGNLFIAALADVTGSLDQALTEVARVLNLRGRVLPTTLDDVKLVATVLQPDSGVTLRVEGESQIPEAGGRIQSVSIEPETVRAFPDSVAAIMNAQVILVGPGSLYTSILPSLLIPGILDALRASAAIKVYVCNVAEQPGETVGYTVADHILALERHIGRGVFQVVVSNGHFPIENAGPNTVYVKPPQPHHEVRQRYDIRSYDLTDNQRPWRHDALKLSNVIRELVDADRSGDAAS, via the coding sequence ATGGCCGGAACTGTCGGGCTGTTGATCGTCGGTGTCGTATCGTGCTTGGTGCTGTTGGTCGATGGCATCGCACGGTCTGCGGCGGGGCAGGCGGCAGCGGCCGCCATCGCGCTGGCCGCGCTGTTGGTCGCCATTGCCAACGACATCAGGCGGTTTCGCGGCGAGTGGCGGGGAGGCGTCAGGCCCGGGCGCGGCCTGCGCATCGTAGCGATTGGTGGCGGAACCGGGCTGCCGGTGACGCTGCGGGCGGCCAAGATGCACACCGGCAACCTCACGGCGATTGTTACCGTGGCGGACGACGGTGGGAGTTCGGGCAGGCTGCGGCGCGAGATGCACGTTGCGCCGCCGGGCGACCTTCGTAACAACATTGCCGCGCTTGCCGACGACGAAAGCCTGATGACGCAGCTCCTGCAATATCGATTCTCCAACGGCGCGTTGAGCGGACATGCCTTCGGAAACTTGTTCATCGCAGCCTTGGCAGACGTAACCGGCAGCCTCGATCAGGCGCTGACCGAGGTGGCACGCGTACTCAACCTACGTGGCCGGGTGCTGCCGACGACTCTCGATGACGTGAAGCTTGTCGCGACTGTCCTTCAGCCCGACAGCGGCGTGACCCTCCGCGTTGAAGGCGAGTCGCAGATCCCCGAGGCGGGCGGACGCATCCAGAGCGTTTCGATAGAACCGGAGACCGTGCGTGCGTTTCCCGACAGCGTTGCGGCGATCATGAACGCTCAAGTCATCCTCGTCGGCCCCGGCAGCCTGTACACCAGCATCCTGCCATCGCTGCTGATTCCCGGAATATTGGACGCGCTGCGCGCCAGCGCGGCGATCAAGGTCTACGTGTGCAACGTCGCTGAACAGCCCGGCGAGACCGTCGGCTACACCGTCGCCGATCACATCCTCGCGCTAGAACGGCATATTGGACGGGGCGTCTTTCAGGTTGTCGTCTCAAACGGGCACTTTCCGATAGAGAATGCTGGTCCTAACACGGTCTACGTGAAGCCGCCACAGCCACATCATGAAGTTCGTCAAAGATATGACATTCGTTCGTATGATTTGACCGATAATCAGCGACCGTGGCGCCACGATGCGCTAAAATTATCGAATGTTATCCGCGAACTGGTCGATGCCGATCGTTCGGGTGACGCAGCGAGCTAG
- a CDS encoding TIGR01906 family membrane protein, with the protein MKRGFEGVLGFVLTLAVPVMLVLGSVRLMMSPGFLAFEYQRPGFPADVYGFTTEDRLRWGPLGIEYLLTDAGIDLLADLRFENGAALFTPRELKHMEDVKVVTQAAFGVLGGVSIAAFAAGAILLARRRLDTVLASMARGGLLVLGLIGAVVVGAVVAWDSFFTLFHRAFFADGTWIFLTSDTLIRLYPEQFWFDCALVVGAITIGGALLLIAANWRFARTRREFIDGGDSKNQSEAVAVEQVK; encoded by the coding sequence ATGAAACGCGGGTTTGAAGGAGTTCTCGGTTTCGTCCTGACGCTGGCTGTTCCGGTGATGCTCGTGCTCGGAAGTGTTCGGCTGATGATGTCGCCGGGGTTTCTGGCGTTCGAGTACCAACGTCCCGGGTTTCCGGCCGATGTCTATGGCTTCACGACCGAGGACCGCCTTCGCTGGGGACCGCTGGGAATCGAGTATCTGCTGACGGATGCCGGCATCGACCTGCTGGCCGACCTGCGGTTCGAAAACGGGGCCGCCCTCTTCACGCCGCGCGAGTTGAAGCACATGGAAGACGTCAAAGTTGTCACGCAGGCGGCGTTTGGTGTCCTCGGTGGCGTGTCGATCGCCGCGTTCGCCGCCGGCGCAATTCTTCTCGCGCGTCGGAGGCTGGACACCGTGTTGGCGTCGATGGCGCGCGGCGGCCTGCTGGTTCTCGGCCTGATCGGCGCGGTCGTCGTCGGCGCGGTTGTGGCGTGGGATTCGTTCTTCACGCTGTTTCACCGGGCCTTTTTCGCCGATGGCACGTGGATCTTTCTGACATCCGATACGCTGATCCGGCTGTACCCGGAACAGTTCTGGTTCGACTGTGCCCTCGTCGTCGGCGCAATTACGATTGGCGGTGCGCTGCTGCTCATCGCGGCGAATTGGCGATTTGCGCGTACTCGCCGTGAATTCATAGACGGGGGCGACAGTAAGAACCAATCGGAGGCTGTAGCAGTGGAACAGGTGAAGTAG
- a CDS encoding fused MFS/spermidine synthase, which yields MTHASPRIDRFSLYVTVFASGLVTLAIELSAARLLGSVFGTSNLIWANIIGLILLYLTAGYFIGGRWADRSPYPATLFRILLWASFLCAIIPLVSRPVLQAAAQAVVAAQAGTAIGSFVVTLALFSVPITLLGCVSPFAIRLAVTDPNDAGRVSGTIYAVSTLGSLIGTFLPTLVLLGSIGTTATFLVLSGGLWMTAFVMLLRITGRRALRWLWMPLPVIALLLLVTGPLRAAPEGFTLLDERESAYNYIQVLENPAGYRSLALNEGQGVHSIYHPTILRYNGTWDFFLTAPFFVPGTQPSDVQSLAVVGLAAGTIPRQYQHAFGDIRMVGFEIDPEIIAVGEAYFGMSADDLPTLESIAEDGRPGLNAQPGTYDVIALDAYRPPYIPWQLTTVEFFREIRSKLTDRGVVALNVGRTSTDRRLVDAFSNVLAQVFPSVHAIDVPRSFNTILYATVMPTTEADLRANVASLPAEAPGLLRDVLDASLGALVPVTPSDVVFTDDRAPVEALFDSLVLNFLLSDDMDDLR from the coding sequence TTGACACACGCTTCGCCACGAATCGACCGTTTTTCGTTGTACGTCACCGTGTTCGCCAGCGGCCTGGTGACACTCGCGATTGAACTGAGCGCGGCCCGCTTGCTCGGCAGCGTCTTCGGGACGAGCAACTTGATCTGGGCCAACATCATCGGCCTCATATTGCTGTATCTCACGGCAGGCTACTTCATCGGCGGCCGCTGGGCCGACCGGTCGCCGTACCCCGCGACGCTATTTCGCATTCTGCTGTGGGCCAGCTTCCTCTGCGCGATTATTCCACTCGTTTCGCGTCCCGTCCTGCAGGCTGCAGCGCAAGCCGTCGTGGCCGCGCAGGCTGGCACGGCGATCGGATCGTTCGTGGTCACGTTGGCGTTGTTCTCCGTGCCAATCACGCTGCTCGGCTGCGTTTCGCCATTCGCGATTCGCCTCGCGGTGACCGACCCGAACGATGCAGGTCGCGTCAGCGGAACGATCTACGCGGTCAGCACGCTCGGCAGCTTGATCGGCACGTTTCTCCCGACGCTGGTGCTGCTTGGGTCCATCGGTACGACGGCGACGTTCCTCGTGCTGTCCGGCGGGTTATGGATGACGGCATTCGTCATGCTGCTGCGCATAACCGGGCGTCGCGCGCTGCGATGGCTGTGGATGCCGCTCCCGGTTATTGCGCTGCTGCTGTTGGTGACTGGTCCGCTGCGCGCTGCGCCCGAGGGCTTCACGCTGCTTGACGAGCGCGAAAGCGCATACAACTACATTCAGGTGCTTGAAAACCCGGCTGGCTACCGGTCGCTGGCGCTTAACGAAGGGCAGGGAGTCCACAGCATCTATCATCCGACGATCCTGCGCTACAACGGGACGTGGGACTTCTTCTTGACCGCGCCGTTCTTTGTGCCGGGTACCCAGCCGTCAGACGTGCAGTCGCTGGCGGTCGTCGGGCTTGCGGCAGGCACGATCCCTCGGCAGTACCAGCACGCGTTCGGTGACATCCGTATGGTCGGTTTCGAGATCGACCCGGAGATCATCGCGGTGGGCGAGGCGTACTTCGGCATGTCTGCCGACGACCTGCCGACGCTCGAATCGATCGCCGAGGACGGTCGGCCCGGCCTGAACGCACAGCCCGGGACCTACGACGTGATCGCACTGGATGCGTATCGACCGCCGTATATCCCGTGGCAGTTGACGACGGTCGAGTTCTTCCGCGAAATACGGTCCAAGCTGACCGACCGTGGGGTTGTAGCGCTCAACGTCGGGCGGACCTCGACCGACCGGCGGCTTGTCGATGCGTTCAGCAACGTCTTGGCGCAGGTGTTTCCGAGCGTGCACGCCATCGACGTGCCGCGCTCGTTCAATACGATCCTTTATGCGACGGTGATGCCGACAACCGAGGCCGATTTACGCGCCAACGTGGCGAGCTTGCCCGCCGAGGCTCCCGGCCTGCTCCGTGACGTGCTCGATGCTAGCCTCGGTGCGTTGGTGCCGGTCACGCCATCCGACGTCGTGTTCACGGACGACCGCGCCCCGGTCGAGGCGCTGTTCGACTCGCTAGTGCTCAACTTCCTGCTGTCGGATGATATGGACGACCTCCGGTGA
- a CDS encoding GNAT family N-acetyltransferase codes for MRESFRHEDTVVEASRVERVLHSGEHHVVGTVEQDSDRLVGFCASFATRSGTSLHWEIDLLGVISAARGNGIAPWLVQDSVSEGLRRGATVARALVRRDNHAARAVFSGLQFAESKPQTLWVAEPNGVSMTIEAVRADCIPVSTLTYDGIWVEDPRDASALEQARGLTQNLSQVIGAVLPVKSEAETWAEHAGYHRVGAYNWWTRDL; via the coding sequence GTGAGAGAGAGTTTTCGACATGAAGATACAGTCGTCGAGGCGTCTCGCGTCGAGCGTGTCCTTCACAGCGGCGAACACCATGTCGTTGGAACTGTTGAGCAGGATAGCGACCGACTAGTCGGGTTCTGCGCCAGTTTCGCAACCCGCTCCGGCACTTCATTGCATTGGGAGATCGACCTGCTTGGCGTGATTTCGGCCGCGCGCGGCAACGGCATTGCGCCATGGCTGGTCCAGGACTCCGTCTCCGAAGGGTTGAGGCGTGGCGCCACCGTGGCGCGCGCGCTCGTACGCCGCGACAATCACGCGGCCCGAGCGGTGTTCTCAGGGCTGCAATTCGCAGAAAGCAAACCGCAAACCCTTTGGGTCGCAGAGCCGAACGGCGTTTCGATGACGATCGAAGCCGTAAGAGCCGACTGTATTCCGGTGTCGACCTTGACCTACGATGGGATTTGGGTCGAAGATCCGCGAGATGCCTCGGCGCTTGAGCAGGCCCGTGGGCTTACACAGAACCTCTCGCAAGTGATCGGCGCCGTGCTGCCCGTCAAGTCGGAAGCCGAAACGTGGGCCGAACACGCGGGGTATCACCGCGTCGGCGCTTACAACTGGTGGACTCGAGACCTCTGA
- the tig gene encoding trigger factor has protein sequence MNVQTERLENHTVRLTVEVPKERFDQARASVIRKVSGRINIPGFRKGKVPPSMVVKYVGEAYILEEVMESLGQDVYKEALESAGIEPAAPGSMDDFAPEPEVKFTYTVPLAPEVTLGDYRSFRLEFNEPETTENDVDVELRMLQREFAETTESEGAVEAGDRITCDLHSFFVAEDAEAAEGEIDVHDREEEPYVHRHGAVIDLREGDDEPLAPGFTAQMVGAATGETRTFRITLPSGDPKINEDAAGRTVEFVVTVQKIEKVTLPELNDELAAQISERYGWDTVDESATATEAENAASDESEAVEEAEVADEAADAEVAAEESSDESEPEEDSESLPPATRPLNLAELRERIRDVIESRSKDEARQTYANSVLEHVIETSTVAYHEASVEQQIDDMIEDFKERLQQNRLSLDLYLKSTGRTMDDVRADYRPSAENQLRRSLAVREFAQAERLSVSQEDLNARLQTVFADIGAEAVGQLGLLNNPQFASNLINNLMSQKIEERAVAIGRGEAPELGQAEEAPEQEPSPEATESSTEQ, from the coding sequence GTGAACGTCCAGACTGAACGGCTCGAAAACCATACCGTCCGCTTGACCGTCGAGGTTCCCAAGGAACGATTCGATCAGGCACGCGCTTCCGTAATCCGGAAGGTCAGCGGCAGGATCAACATTCCCGGCTTCCGCAAGGGCAAGGTTCCGCCCAGCATGGTCGTCAAGTACGTCGGCGAAGCGTACATCCTCGAAGAGGTGATGGAAAGCCTCGGACAGGACGTCTACAAAGAGGCGCTTGAATCGGCTGGTATCGAACCTGCTGCGCCGGGTTCGATGGACGACTTCGCGCCCGAGCCTGAGGTCAAGTTCACCTACACTGTTCCGCTGGCTCCCGAGGTCACCCTCGGTGACTACCGCTCGTTCCGGCTCGAATTCAATGAGCCGGAGACGACCGAAAACGATGTCGATGTCGAACTCCGTATGCTTCAGCGCGAGTTCGCAGAGACCACCGAGTCCGAGGGCGCAGTTGAAGCCGGCGACCGCATCACATGCGATCTGCACAGCTTCTTCGTCGCCGAAGATGCCGAGGCGGCCGAAGGTGAGATCGACGTACACGACCGCGAGGAAGAACCCTACGTCCATCGCCACGGCGCGGTGATCGATCTGCGCGAAGGCGACGATGAACCGCTTGCGCCCGGGTTCACGGCGCAGATGGTCGGTGCTGCTACGGGAGAAACGCGTACCTTCCGCATCACGCTCCCTTCCGGCGACCCCAAGATCAACGAAGACGCGGCGGGCCGCACTGTCGAATTTGTGGTGACGGTGCAGAAGATCGAAAAGGTCACGCTGCCTGAATTGAACGACGAACTCGCCGCTCAGATCAGCGAACGGTACGGGTGGGACACGGTCGACGAATCGGCTACGGCCACAGAAGCCGAAAATGCGGCTTCGGACGAAAGCGAAGCGGTCGAAGAGGCAGAGGTCGCAGACGAAGCGGCCGATGCAGAGGTCGCGGCTGAAGAGTCGTCGGACGAGTCCGAACCTGAGGAAGACTCTGAGTCGCTGCCGCCGGCGACGCGGCCGCTCAACCTCGCTGAGCTGCGTGAGCGCATCCGCGATGTCATCGAGTCGCGCAGCAAGGACGAAGCGCGCCAAACCTATGCCAACAGCGTCCTCGAGCACGTGATCGAGACCTCAACCGTGGCCTATCATGAGGCCTCCGTCGAACAGCAGATCGACGACATGATCGAGGACTTCAAGGAGCGTCTTCAACAGAACCGGCTCTCGCTCGACCTGTACCTCAAGTCAACCGGTCGTACGATGGACGATGTTCGCGCGGACTATCGACCCTCTGCCGAGAACCAACTGCGCCGGTCGCTAGCCGTGCGCGAATTCGCGCAGGCCGAGCGGTTATCGGTCTCGCAGGAAGACCTCAACGCCCGCCTGCAGACTGTGTTCGCGGACATCGGCGCGGAAGCAGTCGGCCAGCTCGGCCTGCTGAACAACCCGCAGTTCGCGTCGAACCTGATCAATAACCTCATGTCGCAGAAGATCGAGGAGCGCGCGGTCGCGATCGGACGCGGCGAGGCACCGGAACTGGGGCAAGCCGAGGAAGCCCCCGAGCAGGAACCATCGCCCGAAGCAACTGAATCCTCTACCGAACAGTGA